A single region of the Tigriopus californicus strain San Diego chromosome 8, Tcal_SD_v2.1, whole genome shotgun sequence genome encodes:
- the LOC131885852 gene encoding uncharacterized protein LOC131885852, protein MSLKMKVLILGLILNLEGILSPVFGQDVSRNAVDSTSLIEDNTLMCFQCKSSSLEECRKMKYLQPCPSDQAYDRCLTSISKSSSQMNMTVTKKCALAPCFLAKSPTENQNVQCDISQPNFQCLSCCLDNACNGAISTLYPTSAKMAMTLLGTFFVALTGRRG, encoded by the exons ATGAGTTTGAAGATGAAGGTGCTCATTCTCGGTCTTATCTTGAACCTGGAGG GGATACTCTCTCCGGTGTTTGGTCAGGATGTATCGCGGAATGCTGTGGATTCGACATCGCTCATCGAGGACAATACACTCATGTGCTTCCAATGCAAATCCTCGAGCTTGGAGGAATgtcgaaaaatgaaatatcttcAACCGTGTCCCTCGGATCAAGCATATGATCGGTGCCTCACCAGTATATCCAAATCCA GTTCCCAAATGAATATGACAGTCACGAAAAAATGCGCATTGGCGCCCTGCTTCCTCGCCAAATCTCCCaccgagaaccaaaatgtCCAATGTGACATCTCCCAGCCCAACTTTCAGTGCTTATCGTGTTGTCTGGACAACGCCTGCAACGGAGCCATCTCAACTTTATATCCAACGTCGGCCAAGATGGCGATGACATTACTTGGAACATTCTTTGTGGCCTTGACAGGGCGTCGGGGTTGA